A region of the Pricia mediterranea genome:
CATGGGTAGAGGCTGTATTTTCGATAAAGCTACTATCTACGGCAATCCGCTGTAGCCAAAGGCTATCGTCTTGTTGTACGGCGGCCTGTAGGGAATCGTAACGCACAACATAGCCACAGGCCCTCGATGCGAATACTTCTTTTGGATTATAGGTAAAACTAAGGGTATCGATATTGATATCGGTGATGCTGGTCTGGCGCGAAAACGTAAAGGTCGTGCTCGACTTGCCCGGGCGCAGGGGCAGCACAATGGAGTCCAAGGTCAGGTTTGGAATTGTATCTCGAAGACCCGTCTCACCGACCCCGATCACCACCAAGTTCTGCACGTCTTTGGATAGCGTTGTATCGAGGGCATCCATAAACCGGATGACCAACCGGGGCGTATCGGCATCGATACAGATGTCGTCTTTTTCGCAGGCGGAAAAAGATAGGATGCCGAGCAGCACGATAAGCGGTATTCTAAGCTTGCGCATTTAAGGAGGTTTTTCTTTCCAAAAGTACGACATTTTCAACATGGTGGGTCTGCGGAAACATATCTACGGGCTGCACCTTAGTGACCGAATATAACGCTTTCATTAGCTCCAGGTCACGCGCTTGGGTCGCACTATTACAGCTCATATAGACCACTTTTTTTGGGGCAATGTCCAAAATCTGCCGTACTACGTTCTTGTGC
Encoded here:
- a CDS encoding DUF6452 family protein, with the protein product MRKLRIPLIVLLGILSFSACEKDDICIDADTPRLVIRFMDALDTTLSKDVQNLVVIGVGETGLRDTIPNLTLDSIVLPLRPGKSSTTFTFSRQTSITDINIDTLSFTYNPKEVFASRACGYVVRYDSLQAAVQQDDSLWLQRIAVDSSFIENTASTHVRIFH